A genomic region of Glycine max cultivar Williams 82 chromosome 15, Glycine_max_v4.0, whole genome shotgun sequence contains the following coding sequences:
- the LOC100306252 gene encoding DNA polymerase zeta processivity subunit isoform X1 — MKMMERRQNRTPQDQIARILVEFLEVAITAVVFLKGVYPSGAFERRRYMNVVVQTASHPQLRYYIHATVSGLLPFIQKGMVERVAVIFFNADNVPLEKFVFKLAMNQTYSSEVEEVDLEFSLRSFLIKLSNSESLSKGLPPDCWWEITGYFRSLPETGTSKEADLWIPTDTKQWQQPPLITPIKSMSSEPLCLQLYLEHPCLSESLL; from the exons ATGAAGATGATGGAGCGAAGACAGAATCGAACTCCACAAG ACCAAATAGCTAGGATTCTGGTTGAATTTTTGGAGGTGGCTATTACTGCTGTTGTTTTTCTCAAAGGAGTTTATCCTTCTG GTGCCTTTGAGCGGAGAAGGTATATGAATGTGGTGGTTCAAACGGCTAGCCATCCTCAGCTTAGATATTACATACATGCCACTGTTTCAGGGCTTCTACCCTTTATACAAAAG GGAATGGTGGAGAGAGTAGCTGTTATTTTCTTCAATGCTGACAATGTTCCACTGGAGAAATTTGTATTCAAGCTTGCAATGAACCAAACTTATAGTTCAGAGGTGGAAGAGGTTGATCTTGAGTTCTCTCTCAGATCATTTCTCATCAAACTGTCAAACTCAGAATCTCTTTCTAAAGGGCTTCCTCCTG ATTGCTGGTGGGAGATAACTGGTTACTTTCGATCCCTTCCTGAGACTGGTACAAGCAAGGAAGCAGACTTGTGGATCCCTACTGACACAAAACAATGGCAGCAGCCTCCACTTATAACCCCTATCAAGTCAATGAGTAGTGAACCTCTGTGTTTACAATTGTACTTGGAGCATCCATGTTTATCAGAATCATTGCTTTGA
- the LOC100789238 gene encoding UDP-glycosyltransferase TURAN isoform X3, whose protein sequence is MAGKSNEKKGGRRGRACVVVLGDIGRSPRMQYHALSLANQASLEVDIVAYGGSEPHTALLANPSIHIYIMKQWLTASQSLPKILRPIMLLLKPLVQFCMLLWFLCVKIPSPDIFIVQNPPSVPTLVAVKWASWLRNSSFVIDWHNFGYTLLALSLGRNSHFVSLYKWFEKHYGKMADASLCVTKAMQHELAQNWGINATVLYDQPPDIFHPASLEERHKLFCRLNEDLFRSLGVRDCVSNGNSLVASCHQNETLFATEVGSNIYLKPNRPALVVSSTSWTPDEDFGILLEAAVMYDRRVAAILGEDDSVDEEVIWKEISDGKQCLYPRLLFIITGKGPEKEKYEVKIKRMKLKRVAFRTMWLSADDYPLLLGSADLGVCLHTSSSGLDLPMKVVDMFGCGLPVCAVSYSCFYLLEALGNWLELTKMVFSSLLLQS, encoded by the exons ATGGCTG GGAAAAGCAACGAAAAGAAGGGAGGAAGAAGAGGGAGAGCGTGCGTGGTGGTTTTGGGAGACATTGGACGAAGCCCTCGAATGCAGTACCACGCTCTTTCACTCGCCAATcag GCTTCCCTGGAGGTTGACATTGTTGCATATGGAG GTTCAGAGCCCCATACTGCACTTCTTGCCAACCCATCTATTCATATTTACATAATG AAGCAGTGGTTAACAGCCAGTCAAAGCTTACCAAAGATACTTCGACCAATAATGCTATTGTTGAAGCCATTGGTTCAATTTTGCATGCTTCTTTGGTTCCTTTGTGTAAAAATACCATCTCCTGATATTTTTATTGTCCAG AATCCTCCTTCAGTTCCAACCCTGGTGGCTGTAAAATGGGCTAGCTGGTTGAGAAATTCATCTTTTGTTATAGATTGGCATAATTTTGGGTATACTCTACTTGCACTGTCATTGGGGAGAAATAGTCATTTTGTCTCCTTATATAAATG GTTTGAGAAGCATTATGGAAAAATGGCTGATGCTTCTCTCTGTGTAACAAAAGCAATGCAGCATGAATTGGCTCAAAACTGGGGAATAAA tGCTACAGTTTTGTATGATCAGCCTCCTGACATCTTTCATCCAGCTTCACTGGAGGAGAGGCATAAG TTATTTTGCAGATTAAATGAGGACTTGTTTCGGTCTCTTGGTGTCAGAGATTGTGTTAGTAATG GAAATTCATTGGTTGCTAGCTGTCACCAAAACGAGACTCTGTTTGCAACTGAGGTTGGTTCAAACATATATTTGAAGCCAAATCGACCAGCACTTGTTGTAAGCAGTACGAGCTG GACACCGGATGAAGATTTTGGCATTCTCTTAGAAGCTGCTGTAATGTATGATAGACGTGTTGCTGCCATATTAGGTGAAGATGATTCAGTAGATGAGGAGGTCATTTGGAAAGAAATATCTGATGGAAAACAATGTTTATATCCCAGATTGTTATTCATCATAACtg GCAAAGGCCCAGAAAAAGAGAAGTATGAggtaaaaataaagagaatgaAACTTAAACGTGTGGCATTTCGTACCATGTGGCTGTCAGCTGATGATTATCCATTACTGCTAG GATCAGCTGATCTAGGTGTTTGTCTGCATACTTCATCATCAGGATTAGACCTTCCAATGAAG GTTGTGGATATGTTTGGCTGTGGACTGCCTGTTTGTGCTGTTTCATACTCTTG TTTTTACCTTCTTGAAGCATTAGGGAACTGGTTAGAGTTGACAAAAATggtcttctcttctcttcttcttcagagCTAG
- the LOC100787816 gene encoding LOW QUALITY PROTEIN: elongation factor 2 (The sequence of the model RefSeq protein was modified relative to this genomic sequence to represent the inferred CDS: inserted 4 bases in 3 codons; substituted 2 bases at 2 genomic stop codons) — translation MTDTLQYEAERGITIKSIGISLYYKMQEGDLKSFKGDCKENDFLINLIDSPGHVDFSSEVTAALHVTDGALVVVDCVEGVRVQTETVLRQALGERVKPVLVVNKMDRXFFAGLHGWGFTLTNFAEMYASKFGVDEAKMMSRLWGENFFDSATRKWTNKHTGVNLKSEEKELTGKALMKHVMQSWAPASSALLEMMIYHLPSPARAQQYRVENLYEGPLDDQYATAIRNCDPEGPLMLYVSKMIPASDKGRFFSFGRVFSGKVSTGLKVRIMGPNYVPGEKKDLYVKSVRXTVIWMGKKQETVEEVLCGNTVAMVGLDHFITNNATLTNEKEVDAHPIRAMKFSVSPVVSVAVTTRVPSDLPKLEEGLKRLAKSNPMVVCTLPETGEHIISAAGKLHLEICLKDLQDDFMNGAEISISDPILSFRETVLERSCHTVMSKSPNKHNRLYMEARPMEAGLAEAIDDEKIGPGVDPKNRSKILSEELGWDKDLAXGPDGKGPNMVVDTCKGIQYLNEIKDSVVAGFEGASTGGPMAGEKMXGVCFKICDVILHADAIHREXGQIISTARRACYAAMLTAKPRLLEPVYLVEIQAPEQALGGVYSVLNQKRGHVFEESQRPGTPLYNVKAYFPVIESSKFNESLRAKTGRKAFPQLVFDHWDMVPSDPLEPGTPAAALVAKIRRKKSFDVEMRPFFEFEDRL, via the exons ATGACAGATACTCTTCAATATGAAGCTGAGCGTGGAATCACTATCAAGTCCATTGGCATCTCTCTCTACTATAAGATGCAAGAGGGTGATTTGAAGAGTTTCAAGGGAGACTGCAAAGAGAATGATTTCCTCATAAATCTCATTGACTCGCCGGGGCATGTGGACTTCTCATCTGAGGTCACAGCTGCACTTCACGTCACTGATGGAGCACTTGTTGTGGTGGATTGTGTTGAGGGTGTCCGTGTCCAGACAGAAACTGTACTGAGACAGGCCCTTGGAGAAAGGGTTAAGCCTGTTTTGGTTGTTAACAAGATGGATAG TTTTTTTGCTGGCTTGCATGGATGGGGCTTTACACTCACCAACTTTGCCGAGATGTATGCTTCCAAGTTTGGAGTTGATGAGGCAAAGATGATGAGTAGGCTTTGGGGTGAGAATTTCTTTGACTCTGCTACCAGAAAGTGGACTAACAAGCACACCGGGGTAAACTTGAAGTCAGAGGAAAAGGAGTTGACAGGAAAGGCTTTGATGAAGCATGTTATGCAGAGTTGGGCACCGGCAAGCAGCGCCCTTCTGGAGATGATGATATATCACCTTCCCTCTCCTGCCAGGGCTCAGCAGTATCGTGTGGAGAATTTGTATGAGGGTCCCCTTGATGATCAATATGCTACTGCTATCAGAAACTGTGATCCTGAAGGTCCTCTGATGCTCTATGTCTCAAAGATGATTCCAGCATCTGATAAAggtagatttttttcttttggccgTGTATTCTCTGGCAAGGTTTCAACTGGTTTGAAGGTCAGAATCATGGGACCAAACTATGTCCCAGGGGAGAAAAAGGACTTGTATGTTAAAAGTGTTCGGTGAACTGTAATCTGGATGggaaagaaacaagaaacagTTGAGGAGGTGCTTTGTGGCAACACAGTAGCTATGGTGGGTTTGGACCACTTCATCACCAATAATGCTACATTGACAAACGAGAAAGAAGTTGATGCACACCCCATTCGAGCTATGAAGTTTTCTGTCTCTCCAGTGGTAAGTGTTGCTGTTACAACCAGGGTTCCATCTGATCTTCCTAAACTTGAGGAGGGCCTAAAACGTTTAGCAAAGTCAAACCCTATGGTGGTCTGCACACTGCCAGAGACAGGAGAGCATATAATATCTGCTGCTGGTAAGCTTCATCTTGAAATCTGCTTGAAGGACTTGCAGGATGATTTTATGAATGGAGCAGAGATTTCAATATCTGATCCTATTCTCTCTTTCCGTGAGACTGTTTTAGAGAGGTCTTGCCATACAGTGATGAGCAAGTCACCTAACAAACACAACCGTCTGTACATGGAAGCAAGGCCCATGGAGGCTGGACTTGCAGAGGCTATTGATGATGAAAAGATTGGACCAGGGGTTGACCCCAAAAATAGGTCTAAAATATTGTCAGAAGAGCTTGGTTGGGACAAGGATCTGG TTGGCCCCGATGGTAAAGGACCCAACATGGTGGTGGATACTTGCAAGGGCATACAGTACCTCAATGAAATCAAAGACTCAGTTGTTGCTGGGTTTGAGGGAGCATCAACTGGAGGTCCAATGGCTGGTGAGAAAATGTGAGGGGTGTGCTTCAAGATTTGTGATGTGATTCTTCATGCTGATGCCATTCACAGAG GTGGTCAGATCATTTCAACTGCTAGAAGAGCCTGCTATGCAGCCATGCTGACAGCAAAACCAAGACTTCTTGAACCTGTGTATCTGGTGGAAATACAGGCACCTGAACAGGCTCTTGGTGGTGTATACAGTGTTCTTAACCAGAAAAGAGGGCATGTGTTTGAGGAAAGCCAGAGGCCTGGCACCCCACTTTACAATGTCAAGGCATATTTTCCTGTTATTGAGTCATCTAAATTCAATGAATCACTAAGGGCTAAAACTGGGAGAAAGGCTTTCCCCCAGTTAGTATTTGACCATTGGGATATGGTGCCATCTGATCCACTAGAACCTGGCACTCCTGCTGCTGCTCTTGTTGCGAAgataagaaggaagaaaagctttgatgtagaaatgagGCCTTTCTTTGAGTTTGAGGACAGACTTTGA
- the LOC100789238 gene encoding UDP-glycosyltransferase TURAN isoform X2 — protein MAGKSNEKKGGRRGRACVVVLGDIGRSPRMQYHALSLANQASLEVDIVAYGGSEPHTALLANPSIHIYIMKQWLTASQSLPKILRPIMLLLKPLVQFCMLLWFLCVKIPSPDIFIVQNPPSVPTLVAVKWASWLRNSSFVIDWHNFGYTLLALSLGRNSHFVSLYKWFEKHYGKMADASLCVTKAMQHELAQNWGINATVLYDQPPDIFHPASLEERHKLFCRLNEDLFRSLGVRDCVSNGNSLVASCHQNETLFATEVGSNIYLKPNRPALVVSSTSWTPDEDFGILLEAAVMYDRRVAAILGEDDSVDEEVIWKEISDGKQCLYPRLLFIITGKGPEKEKYEVKIKRMKLKRVAFRTMWLSADDYPLLLGSADLGVCLHTSSSGLDLPMKVVDMFGCGLPVCAVSYSCIRELVRVDKNGLLFSSSSELADELLLLFKGFPDDCDALKVLKYGALETGSSSRWATEWEEHAKPLITET, from the exons ATGGCTG GGAAAAGCAACGAAAAGAAGGGAGGAAGAAGAGGGAGAGCGTGCGTGGTGGTTTTGGGAGACATTGGACGAAGCCCTCGAATGCAGTACCACGCTCTTTCACTCGCCAATcag GCTTCCCTGGAGGTTGACATTGTTGCATATGGAG GTTCAGAGCCCCATACTGCACTTCTTGCCAACCCATCTATTCATATTTACATAATG AAGCAGTGGTTAACAGCCAGTCAAAGCTTACCAAAGATACTTCGACCAATAATGCTATTGTTGAAGCCATTGGTTCAATTTTGCATGCTTCTTTGGTTCCTTTGTGTAAAAATACCATCTCCTGATATTTTTATTGTCCAG AATCCTCCTTCAGTTCCAACCCTGGTGGCTGTAAAATGGGCTAGCTGGTTGAGAAATTCATCTTTTGTTATAGATTGGCATAATTTTGGGTATACTCTACTTGCACTGTCATTGGGGAGAAATAGTCATTTTGTCTCCTTATATAAATG GTTTGAGAAGCATTATGGAAAAATGGCTGATGCTTCTCTCTGTGTAACAAAAGCAATGCAGCATGAATTGGCTCAAAACTGGGGAATAAA tGCTACAGTTTTGTATGATCAGCCTCCTGACATCTTTCATCCAGCTTCACTGGAGGAGAGGCATAAG TTATTTTGCAGATTAAATGAGGACTTGTTTCGGTCTCTTGGTGTCAGAGATTGTGTTAGTAATG GAAATTCATTGGTTGCTAGCTGTCACCAAAACGAGACTCTGTTTGCAACTGAGGTTGGTTCAAACATATATTTGAAGCCAAATCGACCAGCACTTGTTGTAAGCAGTACGAGCTG GACACCGGATGAAGATTTTGGCATTCTCTTAGAAGCTGCTGTAATGTATGATAGACGTGTTGCTGCCATATTAGGTGAAGATGATTCAGTAGATGAGGAGGTCATTTGGAAAGAAATATCTGATGGAAAACAATGTTTATATCCCAGATTGTTATTCATCATAACtg GCAAAGGCCCAGAAAAAGAGAAGTATGAggtaaaaataaagagaatgaAACTTAAACGTGTGGCATTTCGTACCATGTGGCTGTCAGCTGATGATTATCCATTACTGCTAG GATCAGCTGATCTAGGTGTTTGTCTGCATACTTCATCATCAGGATTAGACCTTCCAATGAAG GTTGTGGATATGTTTGGCTGTGGACTGCCTGTTTGTGCTGTTTCATACTCTTG CATTAGGGAACTGGTTAGAGTTGACAAAAATggtcttctcttctcttcttcttcagagCTAGCTGATGAACTTCTG CTTCTCTTCAAGGGATTTCCTGATGACTGTGATGCTTTGAAGGTCCTCAAATATGGTGCATTAGAAACTGGTTCTTCATCAAGGTGGGCTACTGAATGGGAAGAACATGCAAAGCCGCTGATAACTGAG ACCTAA
- the LOC100789238 gene encoding UDP-glycosyltransferase TURAN isoform X4: protein MLLLKPLVQFCMLLWFLCVKIPSPDIFIVQNPPSVPTLVAVKWASWLRNSSFVIDWHNFGYTLLALSLGRNSHFVSLYKWFEKHYGKMADASLCVTKAMQHELAQNWGINATVLYDQPPDIFHPASLEERHKLFCRLNEDLFRSLGVRDCVSNGNSLVASCHQNETLFATEVGSNIYLKPNRPALVVSSTSWTPDEDFGILLEAAVMYDRRVAAILGEDDSVDEEVIWKEISDGKQCLYPRLLFIITGKGPEKEKYEVKIKRMKLKRVAFRTMWLSADDYPLLLGSADLGVCLHTSSSGLDLPMKVVDMFGCGLPVCAVSYSCIRELVRVDKNGLLFSSSSELADELLLLFKGFPDDCDALKVLKYGALETGSSSRWATEWEEHAKPLITEVISRF from the exons ATGCTATTGTTGAAGCCATTGGTTCAATTTTGCATGCTTCTTTGGTTCCTTTGTGTAAAAATACCATCTCCTGATATTTTTATTGTCCAG AATCCTCCTTCAGTTCCAACCCTGGTGGCTGTAAAATGGGCTAGCTGGTTGAGAAATTCATCTTTTGTTATAGATTGGCATAATTTTGGGTATACTCTACTTGCACTGTCATTGGGGAGAAATAGTCATTTTGTCTCCTTATATAAATG GTTTGAGAAGCATTATGGAAAAATGGCTGATGCTTCTCTCTGTGTAACAAAAGCAATGCAGCATGAATTGGCTCAAAACTGGGGAATAAA tGCTACAGTTTTGTATGATCAGCCTCCTGACATCTTTCATCCAGCTTCACTGGAGGAGAGGCATAAG TTATTTTGCAGATTAAATGAGGACTTGTTTCGGTCTCTTGGTGTCAGAGATTGTGTTAGTAATG GAAATTCATTGGTTGCTAGCTGTCACCAAAACGAGACTCTGTTTGCAACTGAGGTTGGTTCAAACATATATTTGAAGCCAAATCGACCAGCACTTGTTGTAAGCAGTACGAGCTG GACACCGGATGAAGATTTTGGCATTCTCTTAGAAGCTGCTGTAATGTATGATAGACGTGTTGCTGCCATATTAGGTGAAGATGATTCAGTAGATGAGGAGGTCATTTGGAAAGAAATATCTGATGGAAAACAATGTTTATATCCCAGATTGTTATTCATCATAACtg GCAAAGGCCCAGAAAAAGAGAAGTATGAggtaaaaataaagagaatgaAACTTAAACGTGTGGCATTTCGTACCATGTGGCTGTCAGCTGATGATTATCCATTACTGCTAG GATCAGCTGATCTAGGTGTTTGTCTGCATACTTCATCATCAGGATTAGACCTTCCAATGAAG GTTGTGGATATGTTTGGCTGTGGACTGCCTGTTTGTGCTGTTTCATACTCTTG CATTAGGGAACTGGTTAGAGTTGACAAAAATggtcttctcttctcttcttcttcagagCTAGCTGATGAACTTCTG CTTCTCTTCAAGGGATTTCCTGATGACTGTGATGCTTTGAAGGTCCTCAAATATGGTGCATTAGAAACTGGTTCTTCATCAAGGTGGGCTACTGAATGGGAAGAACATGCAAAGCCGCTGATAACTGAG GTTATATCAAGATTTTGA
- the LOC100789238 gene encoding UDP-glycosyltransferase TURAN isoform X1, whose product MAGKSNEKKGGRRGRACVVVLGDIGRSPRMQYHALSLANQASLEVDIVAYGGSEPHTALLANPSIHIYIMKQWLTASQSLPKILRPIMLLLKPLVQFCMLLWFLCVKIPSPDIFIVQNPPSVPTLVAVKWASWLRNSSFVIDWHNFGYTLLALSLGRNSHFVSLYKWFEKHYGKMADASLCVTKAMQHELAQNWGINATVLYDQPPDIFHPASLEERHKLFCRLNEDLFRSLGVRDCVSNGNSLVASCHQNETLFATEVGSNIYLKPNRPALVVSSTSWTPDEDFGILLEAAVMYDRRVAAILGEDDSVDEEVIWKEISDGKQCLYPRLLFIITGKGPEKEKYEVKIKRMKLKRVAFRTMWLSADDYPLLLGSADLGVCLHTSSSGLDLPMKVVDMFGCGLPVCAVSYSCIRELVRVDKNGLLFSSSSELADELLLLFKGFPDDCDALKVLKYGALETGSSSRWATEWEEHAKPLITEVISRF is encoded by the exons ATGGCTG GGAAAAGCAACGAAAAGAAGGGAGGAAGAAGAGGGAGAGCGTGCGTGGTGGTTTTGGGAGACATTGGACGAAGCCCTCGAATGCAGTACCACGCTCTTTCACTCGCCAATcag GCTTCCCTGGAGGTTGACATTGTTGCATATGGAG GTTCAGAGCCCCATACTGCACTTCTTGCCAACCCATCTATTCATATTTACATAATG AAGCAGTGGTTAACAGCCAGTCAAAGCTTACCAAAGATACTTCGACCAATAATGCTATTGTTGAAGCCATTGGTTCAATTTTGCATGCTTCTTTGGTTCCTTTGTGTAAAAATACCATCTCCTGATATTTTTATTGTCCAG AATCCTCCTTCAGTTCCAACCCTGGTGGCTGTAAAATGGGCTAGCTGGTTGAGAAATTCATCTTTTGTTATAGATTGGCATAATTTTGGGTATACTCTACTTGCACTGTCATTGGGGAGAAATAGTCATTTTGTCTCCTTATATAAATG GTTTGAGAAGCATTATGGAAAAATGGCTGATGCTTCTCTCTGTGTAACAAAAGCAATGCAGCATGAATTGGCTCAAAACTGGGGAATAAA tGCTACAGTTTTGTATGATCAGCCTCCTGACATCTTTCATCCAGCTTCACTGGAGGAGAGGCATAAG TTATTTTGCAGATTAAATGAGGACTTGTTTCGGTCTCTTGGTGTCAGAGATTGTGTTAGTAATG GAAATTCATTGGTTGCTAGCTGTCACCAAAACGAGACTCTGTTTGCAACTGAGGTTGGTTCAAACATATATTTGAAGCCAAATCGACCAGCACTTGTTGTAAGCAGTACGAGCTG GACACCGGATGAAGATTTTGGCATTCTCTTAGAAGCTGCTGTAATGTATGATAGACGTGTTGCTGCCATATTAGGTGAAGATGATTCAGTAGATGAGGAGGTCATTTGGAAAGAAATATCTGATGGAAAACAATGTTTATATCCCAGATTGTTATTCATCATAACtg GCAAAGGCCCAGAAAAAGAGAAGTATGAggtaaaaataaagagaatgaAACTTAAACGTGTGGCATTTCGTACCATGTGGCTGTCAGCTGATGATTATCCATTACTGCTAG GATCAGCTGATCTAGGTGTTTGTCTGCATACTTCATCATCAGGATTAGACCTTCCAATGAAG GTTGTGGATATGTTTGGCTGTGGACTGCCTGTTTGTGCTGTTTCATACTCTTG CATTAGGGAACTGGTTAGAGTTGACAAAAATggtcttctcttctcttcttcttcagagCTAGCTGATGAACTTCTG CTTCTCTTCAAGGGATTTCCTGATGACTGTGATGCTTTGAAGGTCCTCAAATATGGTGCATTAGAAACTGGTTCTTCATCAAGGTGGGCTACTGAATGGGAAGAACATGCAAAGCCGCTGATAACTGAG GTTATATCAAGATTTTGA
- the LOC100306252 gene encoding DNA polymerase zeta processivity subunit (The RefSeq protein has 3 substitutions compared to this genomic sequence) → MNVVVQTASHPRLRYYIHATVSGLLPFIQKGMVERVAVIFFNADNVPLEKFVFKLAMNQTYSSGVEEVDLEFSLRSFLIKQSNSESLSKGLPPDCWWEITGYFRSLPETGTSKEADLWIPTDTKQWQQPPLITPIKSMSSEPLCLQLYLEHPCLSESLL, encoded by the exons ATGAATGTGGTGGTTCAAACGGCTAGCCATCCTCAGCTTAGATATTACATACATGCCACTGTTTCAGGGCTTCTACCCTTTATACAAAAG GGAATGGTGGAGAGAGTAGCTGTTATTTTCTTCAATGCTGACAATGTTCCACTGGAGAAATTTGTATTCAAGCTTGCAATGAACCAAACTTATAGTTCAGAGGTGGAAGAGGTTGATCTTGAGTTCTCTCTCAGATCATTTCTCATCAAACTGTCAAACTCAGAATCTCTTTCTAAAGGGCTTCCTCCTG ATTGCTGGTGGGAGATAACTGGTTACTTTCGATCCCTTCCTGAGACTGGTACAAGCAAGGAAGCAGACTTGTGGATCCCTACTGACACAAAACAATGGCAGCAGCCTCCACTTATAACCCCTATCAAGTCAATGAGTAGTGAACCTCTGTGTTTACAATTGTACTTGGAGCATCCATGTTTATCAGAATCATTGCTTTGA